The genomic DNA TTTCTTCAAGTAATGGCCTCTTGTTTTGTGGTGTCTTTCATGCTGATGTGGGTTCAGGATGACAATGATATTGTAAACCACATAAAATCTTACTCATACCGATATTTTATAAACAGTTATGGTTTTGTGAATAGTAGCTTGACTGTTGTGCAAAAGAAATCTGACAGCTCGAGGAACTTCAAGTACTTGATCAATAATAAAGACAAATGCCAGGAGAAGGACGTAATGCTCCTGCTGTTTGTAAAGACTTCACCAGAGAACCGAAGACGGCGTGATGCAATTAGGTCCACCTGGGGCAATGAGGATTTCATACGTTTCCAGTATGCTGCCAACATCAAGGTCATGTTTGCTCTTGGAGTAGATCAGGACCCTATAAAACGCAGTCTGCAACAGAAGCAGCTCGAAATGGAAAACAAAGTCTATCATGACTTGATACAGCAAGAGTTCATTGACACATTTCACAATTTAACTCTAAAGTTTCTCCTGCAGTTTGGATGGGTGAATACATACTGTCGCAGTGCAAAGTTTATTATGACAGCAGATGATGACATCTTTGTTCATACCCCCAATTTGATTTCATACTTGAAAGATATGGATCTAATAGGTGTCCAAGATTTCTGGATTGGTAGAGTCCATCGTGGATCACCTCCAATAAGGAACAAACATAGCAAGTATTATGTCCCATATGCAATGTATCCATGGGCTGCTTATCCTGATTACACTGCAGGGGCTGCCTATGTCGTTTCTCAGGATGTGGCAGCCAAAGTGTATGAAGCATCACTGACATTAAATACCAGCTTATACATTGATGATGTTTTCATGGGAATCTGTGCCAATAAAATGGGGATTGTGCCTCAACATCACTTGTTCTTTTCAGGGGAAGGTAAGGCGCCCTATCACCAGTGCATCTATAACAGGATGATAACATCTCATGGACATGTAGATGATCTTCTTTATTTGTGGAAGCAAGCCACTGATCCTAAAGTGAAAGATTTAACATCTGGCTTCTGGGGACACACCTACTGCAAGGTGGTTAACATTCTGCTTCTTTGCAAATTTCAATTTGATGGAACATATCCATGTTCTGCTGCATGGTCCTAATAAATGTTCTGCATAAGTATTTGTGGTTAATTGGCCAATTCTGGTGCTAGACCAGAGAACTGCAAGTGAAATCACTATATAGCTAAACAAACATTCTTTCTGTGGGTACTATTTTCAAAGAAAAACTGGGGCAAAGACAACTAAATGGATAAATGTTTACATTCATAGTTTGCACTAGCACAAGAACATCCAGAATATGATTCCTACAGGCaacacctacttttttttttttttttttgcacaagttttTACATGTGTGTTGCATAAATACAAACATTCAGTGCTGTGCTACTTAAAACTAAGGATATAATTGTTGGCCCAACTACTAGGAAATAAAATCCATGTCTAAAAGTGTTAATTTGAAAGCCAGAGATCTAAGGGATTCTTAATATGTTTGGGTGCAAGTAAACCCGTGGCTTAGATTACATATGATTTATCCAGTAAATAAACCAAAGTGCTGCATCTAATAGCAAGTTCAATTTTTACTTAATATTTGCCAAAACCCATCCCTGCCTCCACATAGTATCCTAGAAACTAAAATACTACTTCCAAGTAGAGTAGGGTAAGATAAAGTTTCTCCTGTCATGATCCTATTGGACACAATCTTCTCTGATATAATTTCTTGTTTTAGGGCAGTTTCACACTGGCACGCCatgagcgtcggcggtaaagcgccgctagttttatcAACGCTTTAcagttgttttagcagcgctttttggcctctagcagggagcttttaaccctgGCTAGctgccgaagaaggggttaataccgcCTGTGTAGcgctgctgccaaaacgctttgcaggcactttggcagtggtgcccattcatttcaatgagcaccgttttaggagtggtgtatacagccaGGTGAAAAATCGTTGGCTGAAAGCTGATGCATCCAAATAGATACCCGCTGTTCAGGTAATTTGATAGCTGGCAGAGCAGGCTGTTTCAATACAATGGCTGCAGCAGGAGATTTGTCCACCTGCACTGTAAATGGCCTACTTTAGAGTCTATCCCTCCTACATACAATCCCCTatcctttattttaataaaaaagcagTTTCAGGTACCATTGAGTGACGTTGCATGCTGAAATTCCCACTTTCATAAACTGTAGGCTTGAAAATCCCCTGCCTCTAGACTAATGCTAACTGCACAAAGGCAGCTTTTTTTGTGAGAAGGCGTTCTGTGATTGGGCGATGTGGTGAGGCAGAGCAGCAAAATCAGCCTTAACCTGGTCTATTCAGAGAACATTTGCatttattaaagtggagctccacccaaaagggaaagctcctcttgcccccccccccccccccgctaccacatttggcaccttttgggggagggggagacccgattttgacaggtacccgctcctactttCGGGTGAGTTAGCCCGCGGCAAACTCAGCtgaaagttcggccccctcctccttcccccacccctgggccattcacaaagcgcagtgtgcACGCGTAGTAAGGAACAGGCTGTGAAGATAGtgatggcagcacccgagagctgactGAAAAAACAGCTGGGGTGAGGACACGGGTGGATCCATAGACAGGTAatttgtcctaatattaaaagtcagcagctacagtatttgtagctgctgactttcaatttttttctgaaggagcctggagctccgctttaagaaaaatGAAAGGTGTCCAGTGAATGGTGCCTGTGACAGGCGAGCCAACTCCTTGGGGTTACTATGCAGCAAGGCATGTGCTCGAAACTGGGGACTACATAGTAGCAGTGACTATTACAGCGATTCTCACAGGTATaggatatgcatacttacattggtccaagctggaccaatgtaactatacaataaaatccatacctggagttcagcttcaagatTTGATAGGTTATATCAACAGAAGTACTAACAACTGTGAACAGCTGCCATGTAGCAGCTGATATTTTGATTACACCTTCATACTTCATAGCTGTGGACAAATTTCAATGGTCCTATAAATCTGCAACAACATCTGACTGAACAAACTGTTTTACTCTGCTGAATTTTGTATGAAAAGCTAGTAAAATGCAAGTAAATAGAAGTTCTTTTTAAACACCGGCAGTGTTTTGACCTGAGTTAAGCTAACAGAGCTATAGTACCTAATTCCTTTGTCATGTTTTTAATACCAAATGTTCATTTGAAGTTTGGAAATGTGTTGC from Aquarana catesbeiana isolate 2022-GZ linkage group LG04, ASM4218655v1, whole genome shotgun sequence includes the following:
- the B3GNT5 gene encoding lactosylceramide 1,3-N-acetyl-beta-D-glucosaminyltransferase, with the translated sequence MCKLPRMYLTSRKLRRCQFLQVMASCFVVSFMLMWVQDDNDIVNHIKSYSYRYFINSYGFVNSSLTVVQKKSDSSRNFKYLINNKDKCQEKDVMLLLFVKTSPENRRRRDAIRSTWGNEDFIRFQYAANIKVMFALGVDQDPIKRSLQQKQLEMENKVYHDLIQQEFIDTFHNLTLKFLLQFGWVNTYCRSAKFIMTADDDIFVHTPNLISYLKDMDLIGVQDFWIGRVHRGSPPIRNKHSKYYVPYAMYPWAAYPDYTAGAAYVVSQDVAAKVYEASLTLNTSLYIDDVFMGICANKMGIVPQHHLFFSGEGKAPYHQCIYNRMITSHGHVDDLLYLWKQATDPKVKDLTSGFWGHTYCKVVNILLLCKFQFDGTYPCSAAWS